Proteins from one Emys orbicularis isolate rEmyOrb1 chromosome 2, rEmyOrb1.hap1, whole genome shotgun sequence genomic window:
- the CX3CR1 gene encoding CX3C chemokine receptor 1, which produces MTQEFPEVTTEFTYDEAAAVCDQVNIQAFGKVFLPALYAPVFVLGLVGNLLVVFAIAKGSRQKSITDIFLLNLAISDLLFVISLPFWAFYVMHGWTLGNIPCKIISSLYYVGFFGGMFFITVISIDRYLAIVRAAFSLKARTVSHGYLTTLGVWAVAILVSVPQFVFTQETEEQCIPRYPDDLKEIWPIFCNVAMNVLGFLIPACVMSYCYFGIIRTLLSCKNAKKKRAIKLILVVVVVFFLFWTPYNVLIFLETLRHYKLINQCHEFIDYAMHATETLAFSHCCLNPVIYAFAGEKFRKYLCHLFLKCCLFLCPCGPCHRYPASSLTTAPESMLNSNQTQNTSDQDASVLL; this is translated from the coding sequence ATGACCCAGGAATTCCCTGAGGTGACAACTGAATTTACCTATGATGAAGCAGCTGCAGTTTGTGATCAAGTAAACATCCAGGCATTTGGGAAAGTATTTCTGCCAGCCTTATATGCCCCTGTGTTTGTTCTTGGCCTGGTGGGGAACCTCCTGGTGGTTTTTGCCATCGCGAAGGGCAGCCGACAGAAAAGCATCACAGACATTTTTCTCTTGAACTTGGCTATCTCGGACCTGCTCTTCGTGATCTCTCTTCCTTTCTGGGCTTTCTATGTGATGCATGGATGGACGCTTGGGAACATTCCATGCAAAATCATCTCCTCACTTTATTATGTGGGTTTCTTTGGGGGCATGTTTTTCATCACCGTCATAAGCATCGATAGATACCTGGCCATAGTTCGGGCAGCATTTTCTCTGAAAGCCAGAACAGTCAGCCATGGCTATCTTACCACTCTTGGGGTGTGGGCGGTAGCCATTTTAGTCTCAGTGCCACAATTTGTGTTCACCCAGGAGACAGAGGAACAATGCATCCCTAGGTACCCTGATGATCTTAAGGAAATCTGGCCTATTTTCTGCAATGTGGCAATGAATGTCTTAGGGTTCCTTATCCCAGCCTGTGTCATGAGCTATTGCTATTTTGGGATCATCAGGACATTGCTCTCCTGcaaaaatgccaaaaaaaaaagagccatcaAACTAATTTtagtggtggtggttgtgtttTTCCTCTTTTGGACCCCATACAATGTACTGATTTTTCTGGAAACTTTAAGACACTATAAATTGATTAACCAATGCCACGAATTTATCGACTATGCAATGCATGCGACTGAAACACTAGCATTCAGTCACTGTTGTCTCAATCCAGTGATCTATGCTTTTGCTGGGGAAAAATTCAGAAAGTACCTTTGTCACTTGTTTCTAAAGTGCTGCTTGTTCCTGTGCCCCTGTGGGCCCTGCCATCGATACCCGGCTAGCTCTCTAACTACCGCTCCAGAAAGCATGCTAAACAGCAACCAGACCCAGAATACCAGTGACCAGGATGCCTCTGTCCTTCTGTGA